DNA sequence from the Peromyscus eremicus chromosome 7, PerEre_H2_v1, whole genome shotgun sequence genome:
ATGGGGCAGCCCTGGATGTCACACAGCCTGTAGTGAGCTGCAGTTCCTCAGCACTTGGCAGCCTGTTTGACTCAGATTCCATCCTGACTGGCTTGTGACATATGTCTGGCAACCATGCACTGCTTGTTTGGTAGGGGAGGACTAGGTGTATGGGTAGGTGGATACAGGGAGtgggcatgggggaggggagctttATATAAATTCATGAAGAGCAGCCCTGCTGTGTGCATGAGGGAACTGGGGTTGAAACAGGTTTATAACACCCACTGGGAAGTTTCTTAGAGTCTTTTGCTGAGAGGGGCGCCCCTGGGAACAAGCGAGGTGAGAGTCGCTGGTCATAGGAAAGAGTAAAAGGTGGTTACCACGGCTTCTCGGCAGGTTTGGAGCGACTGTCGCCATTGGCGTGACCATCTTTGTGGTGTTCATCGCCACCATCATCATATGCTTtacctgctcctgctgctgtctGTATAAGATGTGCTGTAACCGACCACGCCGTAAGCCTGCCCTCTCCACCTTGCCCGCCTGCTCCCCTCCCTGTGAACATGCTGATCCCAGATGGGAAGGGTTGCTGACCAGGACCCTGTTTTGGCTAAACTGGAGGGATGGAAGGCAGGCCTGGACTAGGGAGCCATAAGGTTTTGACTAACCAGGATTTTCTTTACAGCCGTCGTGACCAACACCACAACCACTACTGTGGTTCATACTCCTTACCCTCAGCCTCCAAGTGTGGCCCCCAGCTACCCTGGACCAACGTACCAGGGCTACCACCCCATCCCCCCTCAGCCAGGAATGCCAACAGCACCCTACCCGACGCAGTACCCACCACCCTACCTGGCCCAGCCTGTGGGTCCACCAGCCTATCATGAGAGCTTGGCTGGTGAGTACCACTGCGGATTCAGCAACCCTGCGTGGTCCCCCATCTCATGCCTCTGCTCCTAGGGTCCCTTCCTGCTAGCTCGCCTGCCCGTTTACCCTGCAGCCCAGTGTCCCCACAGCTAACCTATGTCCTCTTTACTTTTCAGGAGGTTCAGCTGTACCCTGCtctgccagccagcctccatacAACCCGGCCTACATGGACCCCCAAAGGCAGTTCCCTGAGCCTGCTCCCACCTCTCTGGCTGCCATTTGATTATGTCATGTGTGAGTGAGTGGTATGCAGAGTTCTTTCCTgctctctgtgctgtgtgtgcctTGTCTAAACATGTGGCTTCCTCTGATGCTGACCAGGTAGGCACAGATCCTTACCAGTGTGGCTTGGGACCAACCTTGTTTTCTTCCTCACTTAAAATTCTACTTTCTGAAATCtcaagtaaattaaaaatattgggGTAGGAAGTATTTCCCAGTTCACCCCAGGGTGACCAGCCGTGGTCTGTCACACTTAGGAGAGCAAGCTTTTTGTGGGCACAAATCCTGCTCTGGAGGGTAGCCAGCTAGCTGCTGCTCAGGGCCATGGCTTGTGCCCAGGGCTTGGCTGCATTTTGCAGTGAGGCAGGTAGGTAGGCAGAACAAGGGGCCCggctgcagctcagtggtgggtCAGCTCCTGATGTCAGCACACCAGGCAGAGCATCATCTGCCCACCGTCAGCTGTCTAGACGGTCCCAGTGGGGAAGCTCTTCCGCTTTGCTGGCCTGGCTCCTGCCACTCGCAAGGGGCCTCTGTCCACCACACGCTCCTGGTTCTCCCTGCAGTGTCTTGTTTTACTTTTAGCCAAACATTTTGCCTCTTTTCTGTCTCCAGATGTGTGTTAGTTGGTGTGAGATTGAAATCCTTGGTTCCTGGAGGATAACCTGACCTCTGATAGTCCATTTCTCTTGACACCAGCCTCATAGGATACCTGAGTCCTGTATAGCAGTCCAGTCCTGGCCGCAGGGACACCAGGGCCAAGGGACTATCTGGACCACAGGTGGGGGTGGAAGGCAAAGGTGGTAGCTCTGGCTCAGACATGAATACCTCACCTCGGTGTCCCTGTCGGTTGACGTTCTTCCAGCTGTCCTCGCTTTGTGTCTATTGGTGTGGTTCTGAGCATCCAGGCTCTGCACCCTCGTTTATAATAAATGCAAATATTTGGACCCAGTTCCTCTTTCTTCAGAGCCTGGGCTGCTAGCCTTGGCTATACACCAAATACTGTTTCTGTCTACCTCTTGAACTTGTTTTTCCCCTACTTTTATTAGCCTAGCAGGTTTGATTATCCTGCTAAGAGAGCAAGGGGCAGGGACTGTGCCTCGTCCCCAGAGTCCTGAGTATGGGCAGAGGCCCAGGCTATGAAGAAGTGGAGGCAGCAAGTACCAGTCAGTGCTGGGGGGTTCTTTATTGGTCAGATTTTCCTTCTTGGCTTACTGCCCAGGTGAGGCCAAGAAGAGTCCATACAGTATGGCTACTGCCAAGGTCAGGAAGGCCAGCAGGCCCAGTGGGGCCAGCAACTCCTGGGATGGGGCTTCTGCGGCCTTTGCTGGAGGAAGATTCTTGGGTCGCCTGCTCCTGCGGTGGCTGGGACTTGTGTTGGTTGTGGCCAAGGATGTAGTGGCTGTGGCGGCATGTGGCCTTGGGCTGGCTGGTCTAGCAGTGGCTACAGTATCATACATGGGCTTGACGGTGCTCAAGGGCCGGGCATGTTTGTCTACCCACTGCAGCAGGGCCCGTGGCTTCCACTGACAGATGCTGAGCAGGGCTAGAACGTCACCTTCAGCAGTATGCGAGTCCATTGGTGCTTGCCCATACAGGCGCGTATAGATGCTGCCCAGGCTGTAGCTCTTCCTTGGACCATGCTCTGAGGGGCTGCTAGGTTGTTCCAAGGCCTTTAGGGCAGCAATGCTATCCACACAGAAGGTACCATCTAGAGGACTGCTAGTGCTCAGCATAGCAAGCTCCGCCTGGAGCAGGGGAAAGTCATAGCGGTCACCATTGTGTGCCACAAGGCAGCAGGGCTGTGGCTGGCGCTGCAGGAAGGCTTGGAGCAGGTCGGCCAAGTTGTCGTCGAAGCATTGACGCCCATTTACTTCCAGCTCAGCTGTGCTCAGCCCTGTGATCTCACTGGCTGCAGGGCTACAGGCTTTCCCTGGAGCAATGCACAGAGAGAGCTTGTCCAGCACACGGGGTGGTCTGGGCACTGGAGGTGGCTGCCCCCTAGAGATGGAGGTGTTCTCCAGGGCATATCTGTGGACAGCCAGCAGGCACAGCTCTGTAACCTTGGGCTGAGAGAAGGGCAGGCCAGTGGCTTCCAGGTCCAAGAAGATGAGGGTCTGCATGGGACCGTGGGGCAGGGCCTGTGAGCCCATGCTGAGCCTGGGAAGGAACATGGGGTAGTGAGTGCCATCAGAGTCTAAAGTGGGCCAGGACAGGGTGTGGGCAGAAACACAGCTCAGACCTTCCCTTCAGTCAAGCACGATCCAGGGCCCATTTTCAGAGCAGAAAGCTAGAAGATGGGGTTGTTTCCTAGTAGGATGGGCACATTACTGTCCTCCTAGGGGAGGAGCCCTTCCCCTAGTGCTGACCACCTTCAGGGTAAGGGAAACCTATCCTTTCTTGTCTTACCCGATACCCTGAAGGTCCACACTTACCGAGAAGCAGGCAGCAAGGCACTGTTGGTTCTGCTGCTGGCGGCAGTGGCTCAGGAAGTGAAACTGCCTGGGTCCGCCCATAGGCCTGCCTCCTGAACAAGGCCCGCCCAGCTAGTCAGGCGGCCAAGCCTAGCCCTCATTTGCTAaagcccttcctctctctctctctccaagcaCCCTAAAGGCCTTAGATCCACAGCTGTGATCCTGTTGGCAGATAAAACAGACTAGTGCTCCCACACTGACAACCCACTTAAACGGAGTTGTCTCCGGGATTCAACCATGCCTGTGAGTCTCTGCCATGactctttgtgccttttcctagTTCTTGGCCCACTTTCCCAGGCCTTCCTAGGAAAGGGCTGCCTTCTCGGCTAGGCTACACAACCAAGTTTTTTTCCCATGGCCCCAGCCCAAAGCTATGACTCAGGATAATTCCGCGAAGAGGGGCAGGGTTTTTCCTCAAGGCAGATTAGTAACCATGGAGACCATCTCAACTCcagcaggggagggaaggagaggcatCTAATCAAGCTAGTTCCTAGTCTGCTGTATCCCTCCTTCTCAGCCACACAAATTAGACTCAGGAAACAAAGTTGTTGTTCTCAGCAGGAACTTCAGTTTTTAATCAGTGGATATAGCAAAGACAGCGTGGTGGGAGCTGGTGCCACCTTGTGGCCGGATGCTCAGGCCCTCAGCTACAGTCCATTTCAGAGTCTTCCAAATCTGTCTCCACAGCACAGAGGTCATCCAGGGCTGCCTCTAAACCAGAAGGAAGAGGGTCCTGAGGTTAAACCTGATGGTGCTGAGGTTCGGAGGTCTACCCATCCTCCCCTAGCAACACAGGAACTAACCAGTCCCTTCCATGCCCAGGCTTTGCTCCCTCAGCTACTGTGAGCAAAAGTGATACAAAAGCAATTCGGACAGACATTTCTGGAAAAACCGTGGCTCAGCTAGGCCAGTTCAATAGACATGATCAAAGGACAACCTAGCATACTCAAAGAATCAGAGCAGGAAGGTCATGTCCACAGTGCCAGGAATGGCTCAGGTGGTAGGGAGAGAAGTCCAGCACAGGAGTCTGACACTTCATGAGCATCAGGCAGAGGCACATGAGGGCTAGCTAGGACAGGCTCCTCTTGCTGGCTTACCTTCACAGTCGGTCACATCAGGAAGGGCTCGAATCAGCATACTGACCCCTGGCATCACCTGGTCATACTGATGCAGGACCTCTACACAATGCACAGTAAAGAGCTTGTCCTTCTGAGATAGGCTATGCAGCAGCATCACAGTGTCCCGCAGACAGCGTACCGTCTGCTTCTGCTGGTGGGTCCTTGGACCCCCTGCCCGCCGTACAGTCAGCCATTGTCTGTGCAGCATCACGGTGAGCACTCTGACTGCCTGGGGAAGAGAGGGCACAGACTGAGGTCTACTGACTTTTTCAGCCTAGCCACTTCAGGGAAGTTGGGTAACCAACTGAGCTACCATGTTGTTGGTCCCGGCCACTCACCTCTACATTGCATTGGCAGTCAGAACCAACGCCTGTGGGGGAAGGGTTCTGCACACTCAGCTTGGCCAAGAGCCATACCACCTGGAACAAGAAGAGATGGTTTGTCCCTTGCAGAATAGACAGGTCACCAGGGCTTTCTCAGACATTTCTAAGGAGTTCTCGCTACTTCTCCAACTGCTTGCCTGCACAAGTTGGGTCTGAGTAGTGGCAGTCTGAGGCTTTCCGACCTGAATCTCAACAGCTTACCCACTTCTGGGACTAGGATCAGGCCCCAAAGCCCAGGCAGCATTATCAGACAACTCTGCAGAGTCCACTGTAATCCTGGGTACATGTGTATTGCATCTGTGTGAGGACCCCTAAATTTTACCTGTTGCTGTTGGACAAACTAATCAAAATTAACTGTAGCTCCCATTTTCCCACAGGAGGAAAGGAGACCCTGGGCTCTTAGGAAGGGGTGAAGGGTAGCAGTCTCTCAAAGTCTCCCAGTCTTACCTCTTGTTCCAGCTGAAGCCACTGTTTCTCTGAGGCCACTTTGTCGGGCCTTGATGTGATGTACATGTACAGCCTCAGGAGAAGGCAGCCTTCTGAAAAGGATGCTCAGCCTTACTCAGGGTTCCCCTTTTCACTGTAGCCTGAGGTCCAAGTGCAGAAGCCCTTGAGAGGCTCTGAACCTGTCCCtgccccatccctccctcccactccaggATAGTTGAGACTCAGCCTGCCCTACTTTACCTGAATGGGAGCACAGCTGCTGTGCAAGGCTGTCATGATCCACCAGGACTGAGAGCAGCTCAGCAGCCAGTAGCACACATGGCAGTGGCAGCTCTGAGCTGAGGCACTGTGGTAACATTGGCAACACACAGGAGAACCTGAAGGATGGGCACAGTTAGGACACACTCCAAAAGGACACTTAATGCAGTGAGACATGGGTTCAAATGCTGGCCTGGCCATAGCCTACTTGCTTTAAGACTGTCACAGTAGACAGGTACTAACCTTTACTACAGGACTGCTGTGGCTTAAAAATGACAAGCCttcagtggggggtgggggcacgtgcctataatctcagcatttagggggcagaggcagaatcCACCACACAATGAGTTGGAgatgagcctgggctacatgcaaCTGAGTCTCACCACCATATCACAATCCCTCATTCACCCTAAAAAAGAAGATAGGCCCTTATGTGGCTTTGTATCAAGTAAATGGGACAGGACTGCCTAGATCTGGGCTGCATGACCACACCCCAGGCCCTTTCCTGCATCTGCTCTCAACAGGGATGCAGGTCCGTATCTTCAGCATGAGAAATGTTCTTTGTCTAACACCACAGGACTGGCCAGGGCTCTAAAAGTAACAAGCATGGATGTGGCTACCACTCTGTCTTAAGCCATTCACAGAACAAGGAAAACCATTTTCTCAACTTGTCAGAAAACACTGGTCTCTGTTACCTACTATGAAAAGGTACCTACTATGGGGcgcactgtatgtgtgtgtgggggagggagggagagagagaatgaaaatgagTGTTATTTCCCCCTCAGGTCTCACAAAGGATGGCTATGGCCAAGGAACCAGGTCCAAGAGCTAGATTTGCTCTATCCACACTACCTACATCAGCATGAGGGAGaactggtgggtgggagagaggcTACCTCAGAGACTCTGAGGCTGTATGTATGTATCAGTCTGTACATATATGGCATCTCAGTGTGTCATTGGAAAGCAAAGGCTCACTATTTAGGGTAAACTTGTTTTATagcacttttttttccctttttattttatt
Encoded proteins:
- the Shisa5 gene encoding protein shisa-5 isoform X2, giving the protein MAAPAPSPRTLLLLLLLLPPPPGAQGELCRLVGEDSLIPESCPDFCCGSCSSQYCCSDVQKRVQWDEDTCTEPEARFSIHPETLEQLGSALRFRSSFDSDPMSGFGATVAIGVTIFVVFIATIIICFTCSCCCLYKMCCNRPRPVVTNTTTTTVVHTPYPQPPSVAPSYPGPTYQGYHPIPPQPGMPTAPYPTQYPPPYLAQPVGPPAYHESLAGGSAVPCSASQPPYNPAYMDPQRQFPEPAPTSLAAI
- the Shisa5 gene encoding protein shisa-5 isoform X1, with translation MGFGATVAIGVTIFVVFIATIIICFTCSCCCLYKMCCNRPRPVVTNTTTTTVVHTPYPQPPSVAPSYPGPTYQGYHPIPPQPGMPTAPYPTQYPPPYLAQPVGPPAYHESLAGGSAVPCSASQPPYNPAYMDPQRQFPEPAPTSLAAI
- the Trex1 gene encoding three-prime repair exonuclease 1, producing the protein MGSQALPHGPMQTLIFLDLEATGLPFSQPKVTELCLLAVHRYALENTSISRGQPPPVPRPPRVLDKLSLCIAPGKACSPAASEITGLSTAELEVNGRQCFDDNLADLLQAFLQRQPQPCCLVAHNGDRYDFPLLQAELAMLSTSSPLDGTFCVDSIAALKALEQPSSPSEHGPRKSYSLGSIYTRLYGQAPMDSHTAEGDVLALLSICQWKPRALLQWVDKHARPLSTVKPMYDTVATARPASPRPHAATATTSLATTNTSPSHRRSRRPKNLPPAKAAEAPSQELLAPLGLLAFLTLAVAILYGLFLASPGQ